In Mugil cephalus isolate CIBA_MC_2020 chromosome 11, CIBA_Mcephalus_1.1, whole genome shotgun sequence, the genomic window taaatgcatcaaaatATTCCATAGCagatttaatctttaaaataatttagtttaacTTTAGTCTTTCTCTGGGTCACTTGTTCTGCAGCtttaataaatgtatgtaaatgtgtttcatttcttttaactttctaaatcaatctccttttttttttcatttttgaatttttgtttatttctcacgttttctgcagctttaattaatatttgtaaacgagtttgtttacttttgcatgtttaaaatgaacctTTGACTTAATTGTTGGTCTGATTTACaggttcattaattcattagtGTAATTTGAAGTCATGCCTGGTCCTCTGTACCTCAGACTCCTGCAGGTTGTAACGTGACTGTAACTCAAACAAAGTTTGAATATGGCTGGTAaaactcttcttgtttcctgTGTGTCTTCCTTTCTGACTGTGATTCTGCAGCGCCCCCCTGTGGCCAGGGCAGAGAGACCGAGGGGGGGCAGGGTGGTGGTGTTTCCAGGCTCAGGTTTTTGGTGGTGATGGTCTGGTCACTGCAGGATGCAGTTGCACTTGACGTTCTTCTCTTTGTGCATGGTGTCGAACAGCTGGCCGGCCTGTGAGTTGATCAGATTCCAGAAGTTCTCGAAGGAGATGTTCTGCCCGCTCTGGACGCCCATCTGCTGCAGGATCTTACCCAGACCTTCCTCGCCCTCCATCGTCTGCAAACAGGGAAAAACAGTCAAAGTGGGTCAGTGGGCGCTGCTGGAAACGTTTAGAGGAAACTCTGGGGACTGTGATGTCAGGCATGAAGCAtccagaaaaacagaaaggaatgGAGGATGGCTTTAATTACGGTTATTAAAAGGAAGTAGCTCCGCCTGCTGGCAGAAGGAAGAACTGTGGACTCAGGCCTCCACTCAGAGACAAAGTAAAACACTCAGACTTTGGTTCAGGGGCCACAGTGAGTCCAGTTTGTTCTCAAGGGGCCGACCAGTTTCATCATAACGTATTAACctgtaaataatgacaactctgAGAGTTTCTCTATGTTTTAGAGGAATaaattatgaaagtgtttacatttaataaactgcgCTGCAACAACCAGATATTTCTTATGTCTAAGtgtaatttctgtttagttgttttatgtccacaactctaaaactaaaactgtgaaCTTTGAAACATCAGATACTTTAACAGGAAAAATAGCAGTTAATGTCTCTAATGTactttttgcactttgcaaattcatcccgtcACGGGCCTGATTAAACCGTcgctgcatgtttgtgtattaaAACCAAAGCCAAGCTCAtgtctaaaatataaaattaaataaattaatataataacagtttggaaagaaaatagaagaatttatttaaatattcaacaaCACTTAGAAGTTCCACAAACTAATAGTGGAGAAAacctaaataataataattattcaaacttcacattatttatatttgcatttattgCACTTTAGATTCAGgactttaaatcaaataaagagaTGGTTAATGAGCTCTTCACTTCATCTGAGAATTCACAGATGTTCACATCTGAACTAATACGTGTTTGTTTATGGTCATTAATgagtaaaaaatatttaagtaaagTCTTAAATGTCCATTAAAATAGCTTCGTTTAGTCATTAAGGAAAATCTTTTGAGATTCTGACTTCCAGTTCCCGGGTAAATAAAGAGTTTGCAGGTGAGAAGAGACGACATTAAACCAGAGGCTGTCGGTACCTTGGCGATCGCAGGCATCTGTTTGGAGAGCAGGCTCTGGAACTGGGAGGTGTTCATGGTCGGCTTGTTGTCTGCAGCGCTGTGAAACTCTGTGACCAGCGAGTTGATGGCCAGCTCCAGATCTGAGtactggaaaacaaatgattcCTCATGTTTAGTCATCAATCAATCGTCCAACCTCTTCCTGACTGGTTCTAGAGTCACGGACATGACGACAGCGTTAAACGCGGTGGATCTGCAGTCACCCGTCTCATTAGTGCTTCAATCAGCTCTTTTTGTACCAGATCTAGGAAGCGTTCTTCGATCCATTGTCCGTGTGATTGGTCAAACCTCCTCAACAACAGTAGTTTGTTTggagtgaagcagctttttcctgctgtgtctgtggTGATTCGGTTGTTCAACGTTCTGAGACGTCAACAAACAAGTACGACTGTCCCACAAACCTGCTGGTTTGGGCTGGGAAACAATATCGATtataaaagaaagagagaacgtcatgttttgggccaatcGTGAACGATTTcctccactttttctgtacaagtgcaataactTGAAAATTTggattcatgttttttgactttgtCCAGAGAATTATCCCTGATTTTCATATaaacaacttgtattttaaactgcatttaaaatttctcagtaaACCATGTAGAATATTCcaatatatcataatatcgcagtAATGTATCGTTctgtgactcaagtatcgtgatacgtatcgtattgtgaagtTGTTGCCGATACCAACCTCTACTGCCGATACTAGTAAAATACGAGTCACCTGATAAAACACCTCAacaaacacggaggaaacttgAAGCTCGTCTTCTCAACATGACGATAACTTCACGATATCTATAAACGACTGCCAGGCTAACTGTACTCATCTGtgtgttaaaacatttatcGTTAAATTACTCGTTTTCAGCCCGTTGTAGTAGGCAGATGcgtgtgctaatgctaactttGTTGCTAACTTTTACCTGATTATCAGCTATAAGAGGAGAAGGACTGACTGGTCAGATTCTCCATGTTTGAGGAGAATACTGGTTCATGGCTTAGATGTTGAAAATTACATGTTATTTTCAGTAATTTAAACACTTGTAAAGTGTTGGGTTAAAATCTTTTGAATGTGGAGGAGTGGGGACATTTAAACACCTGATTTCTTTCTATTCACATGATTTATGTTGAATGAAGTAAAGAAAGGGTACTGGCATTGAAAGTGTTTAAATGAATACCCAGCCCTGTTTCCCGGTGGTAACAGGTAAGGACAGAACAACAGAGGACCGAGGACTGAGCCTTGAGGAACACCACCATCAGAAAAGGCTTCACTGGAAACTACTGAACGACAAGAATATTTATTAATCTCAAATCTTGATGCTTAAAGATCcaaatacagtaaaacaatgataaaaaatatgttaaagtcTAATGGATGAGTCGACTTTTCCACCTGATGTTTACGTGTAAACTCTCCTCTTGACTGAACGGTTAAAAATACGACctttaaaaacctttaaaaagaggCTTAACTAAGAGTAAAGTCGGGGGCGTTCTCATAACCACCGGGCCACGTTCTGTGGATGTGGAATCTCAGGAATCTCTTTCGTCATAGATCAAATCTCAGAAACCGCAAaggaagaagagacagaagaggtcTCGTCCTCCTCCGTGAGACAGGGAGACTTCATTTCCCAGCCTGCACCTGGCTTTAATTCCCACtatgttacattttaaaccCTCATACGAGAACGTGTCAGCCAATCAGGATCAGCTTCTCTCATTTGAAGCGTCCAAAGTTTAGTTTTTAACCGGGAGACTGAAGCATCGTCTGGTTTTGAGTTTGACGACTTTAATGACGTCTTCTTcatgctttaaatgttttacgCTGAAAACACGAGGTCAGGACACGACACAGTGAGACGAGACAAGAAAAGACACGTTAAGACGAGGCGGGACTCTTCTCTGAGGTCTCCCAGCTCAGCGTCTCTTTATTCTGTCTCATATGAAGCGTCCAACGTTCAGTCGTAACTCTGAGGTGTTAATCATTGACTCATCGGCTCCTTCAGCAGTTTTCTTTACGGAGGCCGGATCCATTTTGAGGCGTCTCTCAAGACTGAAACcagtttaggaaaaactaaAGCAGGGAGCTGATGTGTAAATACTGGAGCTGGAGACGGGCGGTTGGGTTTTGGCCTCGAGGCCGGAGCAGAAAGTGTCGAAGCTGAATGAGATCAGGCCTCTGAGGACTGGCTGCTGTTGTGAAAGAGGGCGGCGGCCGCTCCGATCGGCCTGAACCCTCCGAACACCTCCTCCCAGAACCagtttctctttcctctgtctcctttAAGACATATCGGCTCgaaacagcagctttaaaccGACGGGACGAagcggctgctgctgcaaactggGCCCAAACAAAGCACTGACATGAAATGCAAATGATCAATCGGTAAAACAAACCCAGGGAGCTCGTCTGGAACCTGTCCACTGACCACTCCCTGTGATGAACTCAGGCAAAACTCCAACAACAGCCGCGTTTCAAAAGCGTCAGGAGcaaaaaaatgaactttaaaacgaattaaactcatttcacattcaggtgaatttaaaaagaaacgaTCAGATAAAGGTTCAGACCTGAGTTTTATTTCCATGTGCGCTGGAATTTACCTGAGGAGACGTGTTGTGTAACTGACTCGAATCTGTTTTCACTTCCCTGAATTCACACACGCTTCAGTTAAACTGAATTCACACATAATGTGATGATTAGGGATCAGGGTCTGGTCTGATGAGGAGGCCTCTCTGAGGACGAGCAGCTGCTGACACTTTTCATCCCATTTCAACTTTtacccccaaaaaataaaagtttgtggcaataaaaagaataaaagtgatttaatgtgattattttttccccacgaGGATGAAGTTTAGAAATAGTTTGATGAAGTCCGACAttcctccagctccaccctGCCTCAGCCTTTCTCCTCAGACCAGATCCAGATCccgatcctgatcctgatcctggtcgATCCCTGGCTGGGTTTAGAACCCGGACCGGGTCGGACCGGGTCCGTGTCTTACCTTAGTCGCCATCTGAGCAGCTTTGGTCCAAAAGTccgaaacaaaaacacagagaaaataaaaaccgcAGCGAGAGCGAAGAGACGCGACTGGAGCGAAGCGCAGAGTCCACGGAGACACGATCAGTCCTCTTCCTGCTGACAGAGTCCTCccactccacacacactccacacacacaccacacacacaccacacacacacccaacacaCACCTAACACACACTGTGGACAAACACACTGACGCAGTTTGAACACACTCACTGGTTCGTGTTGCTCTGATCCGATTTTAAACTTTCTGCAAAGTTTCTTTGTTGCTGAGCCACACCCTGAAAATACACACACCGactacacacactaacacacacaccctgaaaatacacacaccgactacacacactaacacacacacccTGAAAATACACGCaccaactacacacacactgaaaatacacacacttaCTACACAACATGAAAATACGCACACACTatcaacacgcacacacacacacattgaaaatACACACTATGAACACACACCGGTCCGACCGGTTTTATAACGTCTGAATTtctcgtttatttatttaaaataaaataaaaaaaatatattataatataaatataaaatataataaatccataaaattatataaaatataaaattgaaaaagatataataaaatatagtttgttttaaataaagtactttaaaatatttattaaaaatcattataaaaatatataaaatgaatcctcctccttccagtAGACCTGtctggtctccatggtaacggctGGTCCGggtgatggagacattaagtccGTGTAGCTGATgatgcgtttgtgtgtgtgattttttctgtcatgttttatattttaataaaatgattcGACTCTGACTCGTTTGATGCTTTAAAGACTTTAATCCTGGAGAcggaggctggaggaggccgAGTGAAAGGAGGCGCCGGACTCCTCGGAGCCGGGTCGGTCCTGGTACGTCACGTGACTGACCCGAGAAAACCAggggaaatataaataaataaataataaaaataaataaataaatcattttgtttgGCTACTGTATCTATGTCCAGCagtgtttataaatatatttaaaaataaatagaaaaagatTTATGAAACAATATAGATAAagtctatataatatatatctataacatgtatctatatgtatctatatatgtatctatatgtatctatatgtaTCTATAACATGTATCTATATGTATCTATAACATGTACATATAACATGTATCTATATGGATCTATAACATGAACTATAACATGTATCTATATGTATCTATAAACATGTATCTATATGTATCTATAACCTGTATCTATAACATGTATCTATATGTATCTATAACATGACCTATAACATGTATCCATATGTATCTAACATGTAGCATCAACATGGTAGTCGTAATCTGATCTAGTAACATGTATCTATATGTATCTATAACCTGTATCTAAAACATGTATCCATATGTATCTATAACATGTATCCATATGTATCTATAACATGTATCTATAACATGTATCCATATGTATCTATAACATGTATCTATAACATGTATCTATATGTATCTATAACATGTATCTATATGTATCTATAACCTGTATCTATATGTATCTATAACCTGTATCTATAACATGTATCTATATGTATCTATAACATGTACCTATAACATGTAT contains:
- the s100v2 gene encoding S100 calcium binding protein V2, producing MATKYSDLELAINSLVTEFHSAADNKPTMNTSQFQSLLSKQMPAIAKTMEGEEGLGKILQQMGVQSGQNISFENFWNLINSQAGQLFDTMHKEKNVKCNCILQ